From one Rhopalosiphum padi isolate XX-2018 chromosome 2, ASM2088224v1, whole genome shotgun sequence genomic stretch:
- the LOC132919036 gene encoding dual specificity protein phosphatase 14, translating to MNYYITCTLSERNSGSEEQHQQPRRHIGPHECAAVVNYGTASRALHRRSECYKSSCPSAFSKQPTADIMASTAVLLGRYSPRSADLPHDRRNNRVPVNGGSAIVLDRSDLFSVSPICPGLALCGALSIYTDKETVAALRPTCLINCACELPDTPLPDTVHRYHKVPVADTPVTDLGPHMDTVTDLIHQEYISGGTTIIHCAAGVSRSAAFCIAYLIKYRGMTMNSAYRHVAKCRPCINPNTGFISQLIEFEGKYREE from the exons atgAATTACTACATTACATGCACACTGAGTGAACGTAACAGTGGTAGTG aaGAACAACATCAACAACCGCGGCGGCACATTGGTCCGCACGAGTGCGCGGCGGTCGTCAACTACGGCACGGCGTCGCGCGCGTTGCACCGGAGGAGTGAGTGTTATAAAAGCTCGTGTCCATCCGCATTCTCGAAACAGCCGACTGCGGACATCATGGCCAGCACTGCAGTATTACTGGGCAGGTATTCGCCGCGATCCGCGGATCTACCGCACGACCGACGTAACAACAGGGTCCCCGTCAACGGCGGATCCGCCATCGTTCTCGACAGATCGGACTT ATTTAGCGTGTCACCAATTTGTCCCGGACTGGCTCTCTGCGGGGCTCTGTCCATTTACACGGATAAGGAGACGGTGGCCGCGCTTCGGCCAACGTGCCTGATCAATTGCGCCTGCGAACTGCCCGACACACCGCTACCGGACACCGTGCACAGGTACCACAAGGTACCGGTGGCGGACACCCCGGTTACCGACCTCGGACCACACATGGACACGGTTACCGATCTCATACACCAG gaaTATATTTCTGGAGGTACGACAATAATACATTGTGCAGCTGGAGTGAGCAGATCAGCTGCTTTTTGCATAGCATACTTGATCAAATATCGTGGTATGACCATGAATAGTGCATATCGCCACGTAGCCAAATGCAGACCTTGTATAAATCCAAATACAGGATTTATTAGTCAACTAATAGAATTCGAAGGAAAATATAGAGAGGAATAG
- the LOC132922594 gene encoding senecionine N-oxygenase-like — MRVAIIGAGVAGLASARRCLENDFEPIVYERSKRVGGTWFYEERTGLDEFGLPIHTSMYKNLMTNLPKELMDFPNFPHKGLDDISYLKSWQVQEYIEQFTEHFGLDKHIQFCSLVTSVERLTNNWQVTVEDLKTKKLKTEYYDVVMVCNGHNAMPFIPDIPGKDDFEGIQIHSHDYRIPEHFTNMNVLIIGSGPSGTDICLDVSKVANQVYFSHHKPELIEKDFPKNVTHLPDVELFSKKSICFKDKTDKILDAVIYCTGYKITLPFLNPSCGINVLNDKLITPLHKNIININNPTMGFIGYLNMTFVFRVFDLQVRYYLEFLRKNCSSRLDYSNMVTTMTPVNTHILGNNMLYYCKSLISDKNKVEPIPSIFFEIYTGCHEHKEKYYRSYHSSVIRIINNDDYVIEFDAENAKNK, encoded by the exons atGAGAGTGGCTATAATTGGAGCGGGAGTTGCTGGTTTGGCTTCAGCTAGAAGATGTTTAGAAAATGATTTTGAACCCATAGTTTATGAACGGTCGAAAAGAGTGGGTGGAACTTGGTTTTATGAAGAACGAACCGGTCTTGATGAATTTGGTTTGCCAATCCACACAAGCATGTATAAAAAtctaat gaCAAATTTGCCAAAAGAATTAATGGATTTTCCTAATTTTCCTCATAAGGGTTTAGACGATATATCATATTTGAAATCATGGCAAGTGCAAGAATATATTGAACAATTTACTGAACATTTTGGACTTGATAAGCACATTCAA TTTTGTAGTTTGGTGACTTCAGTTGAAAGATTAACAAACAACTGGCAAGTGACAGTGGAAgacttgaaaacaaaaaaattgaagaccGAATACTATGATGTAGTAATGGTGTGTAATGGACACAACGCTATGCCTTTTATCCCAGATATTCCAGGGAAAGATGATTTTGAGGGCATACAGATACACAGTCATGATTATAGGATACCtgaacattttacaaatatgaATGTACTCATAATTGGTAGTGGTCCTTCTGGCACTGATATTTGCTTGGATGTATCCAAAGTTGCAAATCAG GTTTATTTTAGTCATCATAAGCCTGAATTAATTGAGAAAGATTTTCCAAAAAATGTTACACATTTACCAGACGTTgagttattttcaaaaaaatctatTTGTTTTAAGGACAAAACTGACAAGATTTTAGATGCTGTAATTTATTGTACAG GATACAAAATTACATTACCATTTTTGAATCCTAGCTGTGGAATTAATGTTTTGAACGACAAATTGATCACTCcgcttcataaaaatatcatcaatataaataatcctACTATGGGttttattggatatttaaatatgaCTTTTGTGTTCCGAGTATTTGACTTACAG gttcgATATTATTTGGAATTTCTTCGTAAAAATTGTTCATCCCGGTTGGATTATAGTAATATGGTGACAACGATGACTCCGGTTAACACACACATCCTAGGCAACAACATGTTATATTACTGCAAATCATTAatatcagataaaaataaagtcgAACCAATTCCATCAatcttttttgaaatttatacggGATGTCATGAACATAAAGAAAAGTATTATAGGTCATATCACTCATCGGTCATTAGAATCATCAACAATGATGACTATGTAATTGAATTCGATGCAGAgaatgcaaaaaataaataa